One genomic segment of Hymenobacter psoromatis includes these proteins:
- a CDS encoding GNAT family N-acetyltransferase — translation MTLHWTTKPFEALTLAELYALLRLRSEVFVVEQNCPFQDMDGHDQAAYHLLGHTAAGELAAYARLFGAGRSYAQVSIGRVVTAPRYRRAGLGRELLRQAIGECEARFGVQPIQIGAQQYLRAFYERFGFAAEGAGYLEDGIPHLHMVRG, via the coding sequence AAACCCTTTGAGGCCCTGACCCTGGCCGAACTCTACGCGCTGCTGCGCTTGCGGAGCGAGGTGTTCGTGGTGGAGCAAAACTGCCCGTTTCAGGATATGGACGGGCACGACCAGGCCGCCTACCACCTGCTGGGCCACACCGCGGCGGGCGAGCTGGCGGCCTACGCCCGGCTATTCGGGGCCGGGCGCAGCTACGCGCAGGTCAGCATTGGGCGGGTCGTGACTGCCCCGCGCTACCGGCGCGCCGGCCTGGGCCGCGAGCTGCTGCGCCAGGCCATTGGGGAGTGCGAGGCGCGGTTTGGGGTGCAACCCATCCAGATTGGGGCGCAGCAGTACCTGCGGGCGTTTTATGAGCGCTTTGGCTTCGCGGCGGAAGGCGCGGGGTATCTGGAAGACGGGATTCCGCATCTGCACATGGTGCGGGGGTAG